One window of Mesorhizobium sp. PAMC28654 genomic DNA carries:
- the queA gene encoding tRNA preQ1(34) S-adenosylmethionine ribosyltransferase-isomerase QueA, whose protein sequence is MRVDLFDFELPEERIALRPAEPRDSAKMLVVSPDEGLEDRIVRDLPSLLRPGDVLVFNDTKVIPAQLKGIRRRGEAVAQVEATLHMRMAGDRWLAFMRPGKRIAAGDRIHFGHDGDSCFLGHLDATVLEKGEGGEVLLSFDLSGVFLDEALRAVGHIPLPPYIASKRDDDERDRSDYQTIYAREEGAVAAPTAGLHFTPELFAALDARGVERRFVTLHVGAGTFLPVKADDTADHKMHAETGSVSQETADALNAAKARGGRIIAVGTTSLRLLESAARPDGTLPAWSGPTDIFITPGYRFRTADMLMTNFHLPRSTLFMLVSAFSGLETMRAAYSYAIENRYRFYSYGDASLLYRAGQSPDAPLHDKEFND, encoded by the coding sequence ATGCGCGTCGATCTCTTTGACTTTGAACTGCCGGAGGAGCGCATCGCGCTGCGACCGGCAGAACCGCGCGACAGCGCCAAGATGCTCGTCGTCAGTCCGGATGAGGGGCTGGAGGATCGGATCGTTCGCGACTTGCCATCCTTGCTCAGGCCCGGTGATGTGCTGGTCTTCAACGATACCAAGGTCATTCCTGCCCAGCTGAAGGGCATAAGGCGTCGAGGAGAGGCTGTCGCGCAGGTGGAGGCCACGTTGCATATGCGGATGGCTGGCGATCGCTGGCTGGCCTTCATGCGGCCGGGCAAGCGCATCGCCGCCGGCGACCGCATCCATTTCGGCCATGACGGCGATTCATGCTTTCTTGGCCATCTCGACGCCACGGTGCTCGAGAAGGGCGAAGGCGGCGAAGTGCTGCTCAGCTTTGACCTTTCCGGTGTGTTCCTGGACGAGGCGCTGCGTGCCGTCGGGCACATTCCACTGCCGCCCTATATCGCCTCGAAGCGCGACGACGACGAGCGCGACCGCAGCGACTATCAGACCATCTATGCCCGGGAAGAAGGTGCCGTGGCAGCGCCCACTGCGGGCCTGCATTTCACTCCGGAGCTTTTCGCCGCGCTCGATGCCAGGGGGGTCGAACGTCGCTTCGTTACCTTGCATGTCGGCGCCGGGACATTCCTGCCGGTGAAGGCCGACGACACCGCCGATCACAAGATGCATGCCGAGACCGGTTCGGTCAGCCAGGAAACCGCCGATGCGCTGAACGCGGCAAAGGCGAGGGGCGGACGCATCATCGCCGTCGGCACGACGTCGCTGCGACTGCTGGAAAGTGCCGCACGCCCGGACGGTACACTGCCGGCGTGGTCGGGCCCGACGGACATCTTCATCACGCCGGGCTACCGCTTTCGCACCGCCGACATGCTGATGACCAATTTCCATCTGCCGCGCTCGACCCTGTTCATGCTGGTCTCGGCCTTCAGCGGCCTCGAGACGATGCGCGCGGCCTATTCGTACGCCATCGAGAACCGCTACAGGTTCTACTCCTATGGAGATGCAAGCCTGCTTTATCGCGCGGGGCAATCTCCAGATGCGCCGTTGCACGACAAGGAATTCAATGACTGA
- a CDS encoding DMT family transporter, with protein sequence MMGVVWSLLGILSGAFIAIQAPINSQLARGLGLPVAAAAFSFLSGAVVLGIISVTVVKLQGISLDWKAPAPWLFVAGGMLGGFYVTLSTILTPRIGAAALMAFLVAGQLLAGILIDRVGFLGVAVREISLGRIAGAMLLLAGALLVRLF encoded by the coding sequence ATGATGGGCGTCGTCTGGTCGCTTCTTGGCATCCTGTCCGGCGCCTTCATTGCCATTCAGGCACCGATCAATTCGCAGCTGGCGCGAGGCCTGGGGCTCCCGGTCGCCGCCGCTGCGTTTTCGTTCCTGTCGGGTGCGGTCGTGCTCGGCATCATCTCCGTCACGGTGGTGAAGCTGCAGGGCATTTCGCTCGACTGGAAAGCGCCGGCACCCTGGCTGTTCGTGGCTGGCGGCATGCTCGGCGGCTTCTATGTCACGCTGTCGACGATTCTGACGCCACGCATCGGCGCTGCCGCCCTGATGGCGTTCCTGGTGGCTGGCCAGTTGCTGGCAGGCATTCTCATTGACCGCGTCGGCTTCCTCGGCGTCGCCGTGCGCGAGATTTCGCTCGGCCGCATCGCGGGTGCGATGCTGCTGCTGGCCGGAGCGCTGCTCGTCCGGCTCTTTTGA
- the tgt gene encoding tRNA guanosine(34) transglycosylase Tgt, producing MTEAFSFKVLATDGKARRGAITMPRGEIRTPAFMPVGTGGTVKAMYMDQVRGVGADIILGNTYHLMLRPGAERVARLGGLHEFARWPHPILTDSGGFQVMSLSKLRKLTEKGVTFRSHIDGAAYEMSPERSIEIQGLLDSDIQMQLDECTALPAETKEIQRAMELSLRWAERCKTAFGDQPGKAMFGIVQGGDNADLRVRSAQALSAMELKGYAVGGLAVGEPQAVMLEMLDITCPELPADKPRYLMGVGTPDDILKSVARGIDMFDCVMPTRAGRHGLAYTRRGKVNLRNARHADDPRPLDGESDCPAARDYSRAYLHHLVRSQEALGAMLLTWNNLSYYQKLMQDIRAAIEGGDFQARGAEISEGWARGDIPAI from the coding sequence ATGACTGAAGCCTTCTCATTCAAGGTTCTGGCGACTGACGGCAAGGCGCGCCGCGGTGCGATCACCATGCCGCGCGGGGAAATCCGCACACCCGCCTTCATGCCGGTCGGCACAGGCGGCACCGTCAAAGCGATGTACATGGACCAAGTGCGCGGCGTCGGCGCCGATATCATCCTGGGCAACACCTACCATTTGATGCTCAGGCCCGGCGCCGAGCGCGTGGCGCGGCTCGGCGGTCTGCATGAGTTCGCCCGCTGGCCGCATCCGATCCTGACCGACAGTGGCGGCTTCCAGGTGATGTCGTTGTCGAAGCTGCGAAAGCTGACTGAAAAGGGCGTCACGTTCCGCTCGCATATCGACGGCGCCGCCTATGAAATGTCACCGGAGCGCTCGATCGAGATCCAGGGACTGCTCGATTCCGACATCCAGATGCAGCTCGACGAATGCACAGCGCTGCCGGCCGAGACCAAGGAAATCCAACGCGCCATGGAACTGTCGCTGCGCTGGGCGGAGCGCTGCAAGACGGCATTCGGTGACCAGCCCGGCAAGGCGATGTTCGGCATCGTGCAGGGCGGCGACAACGCCGACTTGCGCGTGCGCTCGGCGCAGGCGCTGAGCGCGATGGAGTTGAAGGGCTATGCTGTCGGTGGCCTGGCCGTTGGCGAGCCGCAAGCGGTGATGCTCGAGATGCTCGACATCACCTGTCCCGAACTGCCGGCGGACAAGCCGCGCTATCTGATGGGCGTCGGCACGCCGGACGACATTTTGAAATCGGTGGCGCGCGGTATCGACATGTTCGATTGCGTGATGCCGACGCGGGCCGGCCGCCACGGCCTTGCCTACACACGGCGTGGCAAGGTCAACCTGCGCAACGCCCGCCATGCCGACGATCCGCGCCCGCTCGACGGGGAAAGCGATTGCCCGGCGGCGCGGGACTATTCACGCGCCTATCTGCATCACCTTGTGCGTTCACAGGAGGCGCTGGGCGCGATGCTTCTGACCTGGAACAATCTCTCGTATTATCAAAAGCTTATGCAAGACATTCGCGCCGCCATAGAGGGCGGTGATTTCCAGGCGCGGGGCGCTGAGATTTCCGAAGGCTGGGCGCGGGGCGATATCCCGGCCATTTGA
- a CDS encoding peptidylprolyl isomerase translates to MIITLKDGDVTIALRPDLAPKHVAQIKKLVRQGAYDNVAFHRVIDGFMAQTGDVKFGNMKKGFSAEAVGTGGSDLPDLPAEFSKTEHYKRGVLGMARSQDPNSANSQFFIMFAPSPSLDGQYTIVGNVVSGMELVDKIKKGDEANNGTVTDPDRMIKVRIAADGK, encoded by the coding sequence ATGATCATCACGCTGAAGGACGGCGACGTGACCATTGCGCTCAGGCCCGACCTCGCGCCAAAGCATGTCGCGCAGATCAAGAAGCTGGTGCGCCAGGGCGCTTACGACAACGTTGCCTTCCATCGCGTCATCGACGGCTTCATGGCGCAGACCGGCGACGTGAAGTTCGGCAACATGAAGAAGGGGTTTAGCGCTGAAGCCGTGGGTACCGGCGGTTCCGATCTGCCAGACCTGCCGGCCGAATTCTCCAAGACCGAGCACTACAAACGGGGCGTGCTCGGCATGGCCCGTTCGCAGGATCCGAACTCCGCCAATTCGCAGTTCTTCATCATGTTCGCGCCGTCGCCGTCGCTCGATGGCCAGTACACCATCGTCGGCAACGTCGTCAGCGGCATGGAACTGGTGGACAAGATCAAGAAGGGCGACGAGGCTAACAACGGAACCGTCACCGATCCCGATCGCATGATCAAGGTGCGCATCGCCGCTGACGGCAAGTAA
- a CDS encoding peptidylprolyl isomerase, with amino-acid sequence MAEIKDRENALIMETTKGNVVIELFPDLAPGHVARIKELAREGAYDGVVFHRVIEGFMAQTGDVKFGNSTKSTFAPSRAGMGGSEKPDLKAEFSNASHGRGTCSMARSQNPNSANSQFFICFDDAAFLNRQYTVWGQVIEGMDNVDKIKRGEPVVDPDKIVSLKVAADVK; translated from the coding sequence ATGGCTGAGATCAAGGACCGCGAGAACGCGCTCATCATGGAGACGACAAAGGGCAACGTCGTCATCGAACTGTTTCCCGACCTGGCGCCTGGCCACGTCGCCCGCATCAAGGAACTGGCGCGCGAAGGCGCCTATGATGGCGTGGTGTTCCATCGCGTCATCGAGGGTTTCATGGCGCAGACCGGCGATGTGAAGTTCGGCAATTCGACCAAATCCACATTTGCCCCGTCCCGGGCTGGCATGGGCGGTTCGGAGAAGCCTGATCTGAAGGCTGAATTCTCCAACGCCAGCCATGGCCGCGGCACCTGCTCGATGGCGCGTTCGCAGAACCCGAACTCGGCCAACTCGCAATTCTTCATCTGCTTCGACGATGCCGCCTTCCTCAACCGCCAGTACACGGTCTGGGGTCAGGTCATCGAAGGCATGGACAATGTCGACAAGATCAAGCGCGGCGAGCCGGTTGTCGACCCCGACAAGATCGTGTCGCTGAAGGTCGCGGCCGACGTCAAGTAA